In the genome of Carya illinoinensis cultivar Pawnee chromosome 13, C.illinoinensisPawnee_v1, whole genome shotgun sequence, the window AAAAATCTTACCAATCTTATCGTTAATATTTTGAATGCATATCAAGTATATATGTTTAGTTTATAGTATAATGACTCCAAAGCGTAGAAAATAGCTTCATACAGGGAATTATATCGTGTGAAAACCATGTCTAATCATTAATTCCATCATTGTCCTGGAGCTTGATACGAATCTCCTTCAGAATTTAAAAACGTGGCAACTCATTTTTTTGCATAAAGCAAGATATTTGCTACTACAGTATGTACGTTCTGGgttaacataacatgacttcaAAAGGCTGAGAAAATCACTGCCATTACACCTACAATCTTCGGGAGAGCGAGCGCAAGGATTTACTTCAGAATAAGACAATTTGGTTGTACCGACCAACCAAAATCTGTCAAAAAGAACAAACATGCAGTtagggaataaaaaataaatatgtactATGGAAATAATAGGAGTGCACCATGGTATAACACAAACAACCTGTGTCATTGTCTTCCTATTTCTGTGGCTTCTTCCACAGCACTCCAATCTTCTTCAGCATGTTAccatttttcttcttcagcAAATCATCCTCGGTGTCTTCCGAGTAAGGCGAGCTAATCTTCCCTGCGACTGGATTATAGTTGCTGTCCAAGGACCCTGTTCTCTCCATGAACTTGCCATTATTCCCAGCCGAAAGCATGGCTGCAGCTGCTTCCGCAGCCTTCCTCCACTGGTCAGACTGCACCTTTAGCTTTCTCAGCTCCGCTTCCATTTCTGAATTTGCTGATTGTGCGGCCTCAAGCTGCTCAGCCACCCTCACTGCCCTCCTGTTGCTCTTATCTGCTTCCTCCATCACAATCCCAAGCTTCACAAGAGCCTCTCGCTGTGCAGTCTTCGCTGCCTCTACTTCTGCAGCCACCTCATCATTCACTTTAGCCCCGTTCATTTCCCTTTTCTTAACTTCCAATTTCAGAATTCCATTTTCCTCCGTTATACCCTGTAATTCTGTTTCCTTATCCATCAAATTGGCCCTCAAGTCTGCAACATGTTCATTTAATTTCTTCAGCTCCTTTTCCAGTTCATATTCTTTCTGGTATGAGTGGATCTTTCCGAGTTTTGAATTTAACCCCTCATTCTCCTCCAAAATACCCTGTAATTCAGTTTCCTTATCCATCAGATTTGCTTTCAACTCTTCAACATCTGCTTTTGTGTTTTTTAGCTCTGCCTCTAGTTCAGCCTCTCTCAGACTTGATCCAGATTTTATCTGCTCCATGAGTTCGTAAGCACTTCGTATCTGCACTGTGCTTCGAATTTGTTCTTCATGGTATTTGGTCTCAGCACTTTCTAGAGCAGATCTTAACCGTGCAAGCTCAGACTTCAAAGAATGAAGTCCTGCTTTACTGTCTATTGATTCCCCAATCTCGTGGTTTCTTTTGAGTTCCAGCTGAAGGTCATCTTCACCTGAAGGATTTTGATAAAGCTCAACACTGGCATTTTTTAGGTCTGCCTCAAGTTTTCTGACTAGTCCCTCTAGTAAGTTCACACGTGCCCTTGACTGATCTAGCTCAGAGCCAATGGAGTGGTAAGCTTCAATGGCTTTCATGCTATCCGACCTGAGCATCTCAACAGTTTTTCTAGCAGTTTCCAGTTGCAGCAGAGTTTCAGCAACCATTGCTTGGGCATGAGCTTCTGATTCTTTGCAATCCTGTAGCTGGATTTTCATGTTCTCCATAAGACACAGAGTTTCTGCAAGGTTTCCTTTCAAGCTCTGCATCTCTGCATTTGCTAATTCTACCTGCTTGGTTTGTGTGGCCTCAGATTTAGCTACCATTTCAAGCTGGAACTTAAGCTGCTGAATCTCATTCATGGCAGAAGCCAAGGCAGCTGAATCAACTGAATTCTGCTTCTGGATAGCCTCAAGCTCAAATTGCCTTGCTTGATCATTTTCTTGTGAGATCTCTTGGAGGTTAAACACACCAGCTTCCCCATAATTGGACAGCTCCAGAAGCTGCTTCTCGGACTCTTCAAGCTTTAAGGACAAGGCTGATAGTTGCTTCTTGGACTCCTCAGAATCTTGCTGTGCTTGCTGCTTCCATGATTCCGACAAACTCAGCTGGTCTTTTGCCTTCTTCAGTTCCTCCCGAAGTTGAGAGACCTGGGATTCCAATTCTGATATTCTGCTTGGGCGCTTCTTCTGGAGCAAGAAAATTACAGTTTTAGAAATCCTCAAGTACTTCCGACCTCTAACTTTGTAGCAAACAGGCAGAAACTATCAATACGACATCCACGGTTCCATTTCTAAGACAGTAAAATGTGATGCTAAAtcaagagaaaaatagaaaaggcaCAGAAGAAACATATGTAGATGAAGACTAGATAAATAAATACCGCTATTACACAAATAATGATGGAGAGAAATACACCATGCAGTAATCACGTAAGATAACGAAACAATGCAGTAATTCAGAAGATTTTACAAGGTTTAATAACATGCCTATATCCACGCGCAACAAGAAAATGCTACTTTAGAAAAAGGAATTACAATCTTCTTAAGTTCAGAAACCAAGTTCCTAACTTCATTATTGTTACacttgatattaaaaaaaaaaaaaaaaaaacttaatgcaagatatctattttttgataagtgataTCTATGACACAGCAACAATCCTTTTCCAGATAGAAAGCCTTTCACATCATAAGATTGCTGAAaacattttttgtgtttttgctcTATGTTTGAATATTGCAAACATAGAGCAATAACCATgtacaaaagagttttagaagtAGGGGTGTAAGAATTTCAGTCCGGACCGAAAAAACCGACTGGACTGACCGGTTTAGTCAGTCTGGACAGGACCGATAAAGGTATAATACACATACTTTTAGCACTGTTAATTtgttacacttaattaaaatacttaaGTAGTTAAGTATATACTTTTTTAGCAACTTTGACTAAATCACTCgctcaattcattttttttatttttaattatttttttttcaaaaacttgaacaagaaaaaagaagacaaaaatatGGCCTGGACCTAAACACCACGATAAGACTGACTGGACCAAACCAAAGAGGTCCAGTCCAGCCCAAAGGCCTTAACGGTCCGGGTCCAGTCTTTTTGTGGACCAAAGAATTGCCCCTGCCCAAACTTCTCCTCCAAGACCAACTAGATTGGACTTATTACACCCCTATGAAGAAAGCACAACCAACTTACCACAGCTCCTGGACAGAAAATCTACATAAACTGGGGAAAAGAGCCTAATATCACTAGTTGTTAGAGACATCAAGATATTTTCAGCAAGAATTTGACATTGAAATAATTGGTTGTGAATTCTAACGTCCAACCACATACTATTGCCCCCCTGCCGCggggggggagggagagagagagagagagagagagattctcgTAAAATAAAGTAAGCCTAAATGCTTAGGCTGTTACATAATCCTCATAATTGAttccaaaattattaaaaaattctctAAATTTTGTAACTACAGCAAGGTtggcataaatattttttaagaatacCTCAGACATCGGGCTTCTTGGTGACCTGCGTTCAATAACTTTTGGGCTTCTATCTTTGGATGCTTTACTAGTTTGAGTTGAGGCAGATGCACTGTCAGTCTCTAATGCAGCCGGCTTGAGTTGGCGCACAGCTCGAGGAGAAACCTTTTGAGGTACCTCTGAGGAGCTACTTCTAAAATCAAGGCAATTGCACGGGAATCAGGTATGGGTAATAATTGgtataaaaaatcaaaagcaaaaaaaaaaacctacagATTCAGCAACTGGGAACTCATCATTTAAGTCcccattaaaaataatatttaaatcatgaCATAAAATGAATGAAAGTCTGGTTAGGTTCAAAGAGATTGTGCCACTTCATCAATATATTTAGACCGTACTCTAATTCAGACAGGCAAAGTATAAACTAGACAGCTGTTACATCCTTTTAATctatgaattaattaaaaaaaaaaaaacaaatattggcACTGATTAGAAGTAAAAACTAATTTTGGCATTAAATTTCAACCGTCATGAGATTTAGTTCCTAAAATTTGTTGATGGGAGACAATATATATCATATGCTAAAActttattatattagattaacaatgttatttttgctctttaaaggggggagagagagagagagagagagagagagagagagagagagagagagatttcaaaGAGCGGGGGGCTGATCAATGCACATGGCAACCCTGTTAACTGTTAAGACATTCTTAAAACTTGATGAAGTTTATAGTCCATTTTAAGAAGTCTGCCACTTGCACCTTCTAGAGGAATGCCTCAAAGCAAAATGTATCCCAGCCACCGCCATTTAGACtcctaaaattaaaatgatttccaGTGCCTCACTGAATACAAATTGCATTTAGTGACATGTTTCTTCGTACATAAACTTTAAATGTTTTAGTTAGCTATCTGAAACGATGATTTAAATTAACATCAACTGGAATGCAGTCAACTATGCCTCAAGTTTGCTTTAAACGCCAAAGGCCCCCAATCTCACAAGGGGTATAGATAATACGGAATTAGACTGAACAAAAAGCAAGCAATCCAACATGGCTAGGGAAATAATAACAAGGCTTATTTTCCCCAGCGCTAGGTGGAGACCCCCTATGTTTCCTAGGAAAGAAAGATGATCCCAAGAAAAAGTCATGCGTATAGAAAGCACTAAAAGATCACAGATCTCGGGCAGTAGCAATAATTAAACTATACGCCATTCAAAAGCAGCAAAGTTAGGTACCGCTTCTGGGCCTCTGCAGTACTTCTTTAGTACATTTTGTTCAAACAGACAATAAATAACCCCAAATGGCAGAAAAAAGATCAAGCataatatttgaatttaaacTGCATTACCCAGCCAACCTCACCtaccaaaaagaataaaaccctTTTATCCCACAAAACAACATTCCAAGAAGCctccaagagagagagagaaaacaagTACTCGAGGCATACCTTGCTTTTGGGGTCTGCATGATTTAACAGCCTTCCCGGGAACAAGTTGCAAATGGGGTTGATGTATGAATTTTGCTACTTCAATGCTGCCTGACCCACAAGGCCTGGCACAgttcagagaaaaaaaaaaaaaaaaatcacatttgagACAAGGGAATCCAATGTGAAATGAAGAAGATAGAATTAATGTGTTCATGATAGAAGGCATGTGCTCCTTATCATCCCATGAGAAGGCATAAAGACACAAGATTTGCTTACCATAAATTTgcttgtaaataaataaaaagtaaaaataaaagcaaaaagaaGACAGAAATCCCAAAGGGGGGAGGGAATCAAGCATTTTGAGAAAGTTAAGTCAAAGATCAATGAGTCGATTTCACCTTCACCTCCACCCACTCTAACCGGTGTTTACTGTATAACATACTGAAAACCCACTACTCATTTATTCTCTTCAAAGGGGCCCTACGGCTACAGAAACAGTGGGCAAATTACGGAAATCACCCTTATCTCCCCATGacagaaaaaattcaaaagttaaATTTAGTCCATAGTGGGGCATTTTACTAATTTCGAAAGGGGAAGCTGTCATCCCCTCCAGTTTCGCCGCGATGAAATGAGAATACTGTGCAATttgggttttgaatttttttgggcAAAAACCAGTTCTCCAAAACTGCTCTTACGCTCTGATTGTGTCCCGAAAACACCGTCAATGAATAGTTTCTCggaatctttttccttttagaaaatataaatgaattttaaagGAACCAGAAATAAAAAGGAGGAAAAATATAGAATTAACTTCTCGAGAACTTATTATCCATGTTGAAAATGGATGTTCAACTTTTCAAGTAAAATGAACATATTTACACGCACACATGAATATAAGTTCTCCCGGAAAATTTAC includes:
- the LOC122292030 gene encoding interactor of constitutive active ROPs 3 encodes the protein MQTPKARSSSSEVPQKVSPRAVRQLKPAALETDSASASTQTSKASKDRSPKVIERRSPRSPMSEKKRPSRISELESQVSQLREELKKAKDQLSLSESWKQQAQQDSEESKKQLSALSLKLEESEKQLLELSNYGEAGVFNLQEISQENDQARQFELEAIQKQNSVDSAALASAMNEIQQLKFQLEMVAKSEATQTKQVELANAEMQSLKGNLAETLCLMENMKIQLQDCKESEAHAQAMVAETLLQLETARKTVEMLRSDSMKAIEAYHSIGSELDQSRARVNLLEGLVRKLEADLKNASVELYQNPSGEDDLQLELKRNHEIGESIDSKAGLHSLKSELARLRSALESAETKYHEEQIRSTVQIRSAYELMEQIKSGSSLREAELEAELKNTKADVEELKANLMDKETELQGILEENEGLNSKLGKIHSYQKEYELEKELKKLNEHVADLRANLMDKETELQGITEENGILKLEVKKREMNGAKVNDEVAAEVEAAKTAQREALVKLGIVMEEADKSNRRAVRVAEQLEAAQSANSEMEAELRKLKVQSDQWRKAAEAAAAMLSAGNNGKFMERTGSLDSNYNPVAGKISSPYSEDTEDDLLKKKNGNMLKKIGVLWKKPQK